Proteins from one Malaya genurostris strain Urasoe2022 chromosome 2, Malgen_1.1, whole genome shotgun sequence genomic window:
- the LOC131432432 gene encoding ankyrin repeat and SAM domain-containing protein 6-like, whose product MFKTRAANVAPQPSPKIFKYSPESLAAVDISFESYKQAKYSNTRKRSFSPIINEQNMRSPDISPIAMNKTFRVSPRMNTPKTKSTNATYPISKLPSIMSAHERRKTMFVMTTPLAKRELEHRISVSNILKDMNLSKYIGIFSEEEIDFEVFVTLSEKDLHDIGIDCQKDIELILEKVSQYNAFA is encoded by the exons atgtttaaaacacGTG CGGCGAATGTTGCTCCACAGCCTtctccaaaaattttcaaatattctccAGAATCGCTGGCCGCTGTTGATATTTCATTCGAGTCCTACAAGCAAGCGAAGTATTCGAACACACGAAAACGTAGTTTTTCGCCAATTATCAACGAGCAAAATATGCGATCTCCTGACATCTCCCCAATTGCTATGAACAAAACCTTTCGAGTATCACCGCGGATGAACACTCCTAAAACCAAATCAACAAACGCGACGTATCCAATATCTAAAct CCCTTCGATCATGAGTGCCCACGAGAGACGAAAGACGATGTTTGTCATGACCACACCATTGGCAAAACGAGAGCTTGAACATAGAATCTCCGTATCCAACATCCTGAAAGACATGAACCTCTCCAAATACATTGGCATCTTCAGTGAGGAAGAAATCGATTTCGAAGTTTTTGTAACACTTTCTGAAAAAGATTTACATGACATTGGGATCGATTGCCAGAAAGATATCGAGctaattcttgaaaaagttTCACAGTACAATGCCTTTGCGTGA